The following coding sequences lie in one Apium graveolens cultivar Ventura chromosome 3, ASM990537v1, whole genome shotgun sequence genomic window:
- the LOC141711620 gene encoding metallothionein-like protein type 3, which produces MSNTCGNCDCSDKSQCVKKGASYGLDIVETGKSYVQTTVMEVSATENDGKCKCGTSCTCVNCSCGGH; this is translated from the exons ATGTCGAACACCTGTGGCAACTGTGACTGCTCCGACAAGAGCCAGTGCGT GAAGAAGGGAGCCAGCTATGGCCTTGACATTGTTGAAACTGGAAAGAG CTATGTCCAGACCACTGTGATGGAAGTCTCGGCAACTGAGAACGACGGCAAGTGCAAATGCGGAACAAGCTGCACTTGTGTGAACTGCAGTTGCGGTGGTCACTAA
- the LOC141711619 gene encoding cytochrome c oxidase copper chaperone 2 — protein MDALPTQNISSSVTLSRSQEGKGQAAKETGSDTKPKKKICCACPDTKKLRDECVVEHGEAACSKWIDAHLKCLRAEGFNV, from the coding sequence ATGGATGCGCTGCCTACACAGAACATTTCTTCGTCTGTGACTTTGTCACGCTCACAGGAAGGCAAAGGGCAAGCTGCCAAAGAAACTGGGAGTGATACCAAGCCAAAGAAGAAAATTTGTTGTGCTTGTCCCGACACGAAGAAACTAAGAGATGAATGTGTAGTGGAACATGGTGAAGCCGCCTGTTCAAAGTGGATCGATGCTCATCTTAAATGTCTTAGGGCGGAAGGCTTCAATGTCTGA